The Bos indicus x Bos taurus breed Angus x Brahman F1 hybrid chromosome 13, Bos_hybrid_MaternalHap_v2.0, whole genome shotgun sequence genome includes a region encoding these proteins:
- the ASXL1 gene encoding putative Polycomb group protein ASXL1 isoform X3, whose product MKDKQKRKKERTWAEAARLVLENYSDAPMTPKQILQVIEAEGLKEMRSGTSPLACLNAMLHSNSRGGEGLFYKLPGRISLFTLKKDALQWSRSPAVVEGEEPEDTADVESCGSNEASTVSGENDVSLDETSSNASCSTESQSRPLSNPRDSCRASSQANKQKKKTGVMLPRVVLTPLKVNGAHVESASGFSGRHADGESGSPSSSSGGSPALGSAAIRGQAELARDPAPLLRGFRKPATGQMKRNRGEEIDFETPGSILVNTNLRALINSRTFHALPSHFQQQLLFLLPEVDRQVGTDGLLRLSSSALNNEFFTHAAQSWRERLADGEFTHEMQVRIRQEMEKEKKVEQWKEKFFEDYYGQKLGLTKEESLQQNVGQEEAEIKSNLRVSESTRPQRGPATRQRDGHFKKRSRPDLRTRARRNLYKRQEPEQAEIAKDAQSVTLDIPLHKDGEAKTDAAGVGSPHPPGTSSAASNPESPEFPVETVASRLQPSPNDQARVSASPDRIPSLLQETVDQEPKDQKRKSFEQATSASFPEKKPRLEDRQSFRNTIESVHPEKPQPTKEEPKVPPIRIQLSRIKPPWVVKGQPTYQICPRIVPITESSCRGWTGARTLADIKARALQVRGARGHHCHREAATTAIGGGGGPGGGGGGATDEGGGRGGGSGDGGEACGHPEPWGAPSAPGECASDLQRTQLLPPCPLNGDHAQAETAASRARREDLASLRKGQSCPLQRVPDGPSGGLEDASRLPVASTRDPPCQALPPLPSRIPEPERLVEQLVSHPEGRTECGSGTTAWERGDEKLAPTIPSENSPVRALAGPTGLEEGTGQAPDSGSNPTMKDPVNVTPSSISESSLASCLQDRPFDDESELDDSGPPTRESSSRQENLKTEAPVSPGAAPWRPGMSNDEAGGQPEPDSREEVPSIKSQVREKWEKAAPLIPASPVGLTAEEGLDPPVHLGSLWTVHSGCVDSSGDCRQLEGDKPRINGDSEALSPHSESTDTASDFEGHFSEDSSEAEPGETLGPKRSLVAEQGEKHSWNHCASLSKVNGDLSLVTRTDGMVAPQSWVSRVCAVPPKIPDSLLLASPEYQPRPMSLGRPASSVEAANPLVMQLLQGHLPLKKVLPPAHGGSKPEPPRLALTAEQSPGGSLGMGSLQGPGENRCEVGKSSPESLLPESCEASTGFARLEASQAPGAPLKMSKNAPSLDSLYPVTNPVAASGKAEVDFKEQLSPFSFEDQKEARNLSQCSISTAAPGVSLGNLTTSRAPLFSSPNAVSSGPDQAGRALGDQNSAGGQGKKLFGSKNAAAALQCPRLVEPTPLPAEAPPAFPNRKSGPGKTSLSGGIQTAREDWAPKPPPASVGSIKSEKTLDGGPLKVDAENRKAVGPGPRELVDHLQGMPFVLDLPFWKLPREPGKGLSQPLEPSSIPSQLNIKQAFYGKLSKLQLSSTSFNYSSGSPPFPKGLAGSVVQLSHKANFGASHSASLSLQMFTDSSTVESISLQCACSLKAMIMCQGCGAFCHDDCIGPSKLCVLCLVVR is encoded by the exons AAGGATGCCCTGCAGTGGTCTCGCAGTCCAGCTGTGGTGGAGGGAGAGGAGCCAGAGGACACAGCTGATGTGGAGAGCTGTGGGTCTAATGAAGCCAGCACTGTGAGTGGTGAAAATGATG TTTCTCTCGATGAAACATCTTCTAATGCTTCCTGTTCTACGGAATCTCAGAGTCGGCCTCTTTCCAACCCCAGGGACAGCTGCAGAGCTTCCTCACAG GCaaacaagcagaagaaaaagacaggGGTGATGCTGCCTCGAGTTGTCCTGACTCCTCTGAAGGTAAACGGGGCCCACGTGGAATCAGCATCAG GGTTCTCGGGCCGCCACGCCGATGGCGAGAGCGGCAGCCCGTCCAGCAGCAGCGGCGGCTCTCCGGCCCTGGGCAGCGCTGCTATCCGTGGCCAGGCCGAGCTCGCCCGGGACCCTGCCCCGCTCCTGAGAGGCTTCCGGAAGCCGGCCACAG GTCAAATGAAGCGCAACAGAGGGGAAGAGATCGATTTTGAGACGCCTGGGTCCATTCTCGTCAACACCAACCTCCGGGCCCTGATCAACTCGCGGACCTTCCATGCCCTGCCGTCCCACTTCCAGCAgcagctcctcttcctcctgcccgaAGTAGACAGACAG GTGGGAACTGATGGCCTGTTACGTCTCAGCAGTAGTGCGCTGAACAATGAGTTTTTCACCCACGCAGCTCAGAGCTGGCGGGAACGCCTGGCTGATG GTGAATTCACTCATGAGATGCAGGTCAGGATACgacaagaaatggagaaggaaaagaaagtggaacaatggaaagaaaagtTTTTCGAAGACTACTATGGACAGAA GCTGGGTTTAACCAAAGAAGAGTCTTTGCAGCAGAATGTGGGCCAGGAGGAGGCTGAAATCAAGAGTAACCTGCGTGTCTCAGAATCAACACGGCCACAGCGTGGCCCGGCCACCCGGCAGCGAGATGGGCATTTCAAGAAACGCTCTCGGCCAGATCTTCGAACCAGAGCCCGAAGGAATCTGTACAAAAGACAGGAGCCAGAACAAGCAGAGATCGCTAAAGACGCACAGTCTGTGACACTAGACATCCCCCTCCACAAGGACGGGGAGGCTAAGACCGACGCAGCAGGGGTGGGCAGCCCCCACCCACCTGGCACGTCCTCCGCAGCATCCAACCCAGAGAGTCCCGAATTCCCAGTGGAAACTGTGGCCTCCCGGCTCCAGCCCAGTCCCAATGACCAGGCACGTGTCTCCGCGTCTCCAGACAGAATTCCCAGCTTGCTGCAGGAGACCGTGGATCAGGAACCCAAGGATCAGAAGAGGAAATCCTTTGAGCAGGCGACCTCTGCCTCCTTTCCCGAAAAGAAGCCCCGGCTTGAAGATCGTCAGTCCTTTCGTAACACAATTGAAAGTGTTCACCCCGAAAAGCCACAGCCCACCAAAGAGGAGCCCAAAGTCCCGCCCATCCGG ATTCAACTTTCACGTATCAAACCACCCTGGGTGGTTAAAGGTCAGCCCACTTACCAGATATGTCCCCGCATCGTCCCCATCACGGAGTCCTCCTGCCGGGGCTGGACTGGTGCCAGGACCCTTGCAGACAttaaagcccgtgctctgcaggtCCGAGGGGCGAGAGGCCACCACTGCCATCGAGAGGCGGCCACCACTGCCATCGGAGGTGGGGGTGGCCCGGGTGGAGGTGGCGGCGGGGCCACCGATGAGGGAGGTGGCAGAGGCGGCggcagtggtgatggtggtgaggcCTGTGGCCACCCTGAGCCCTGGGGGGCCCCGAGTGCCCCTGGAGAGTGTGCGTCAGATCTACAGCGAACACAACTACTGCCGCCTTGTCCTCTAAACGGGGATCACGCCCAGGCCGAAACTGCTGCGTCCAGAGCCAGGAGAGAGGACCTGGCTTCTCTCAGAAAGGGGCAGAGCTGCCCACTGCAGAGGGTCCCAGATGGCCCTAGCGGCGGGCTGGAAGATGCCTCCCGACTCCCCGTTGCATCCACTCGGGATCCGCCATGCCAGGCTCTGCCCCCACTGCCCTCTAGAATCCCAGAACCTGAGAGGTTAGTTGAGCAGCTTGTGTCGCATCCAGAAGGTAGAACTGAATGTGGGTCTGGTACCACTGCCTGGGAAAGGGGTGATGAGAAGCTAGCACCTACCATCCCCTCAGAGAACAGTCCTGTTCGGGCTCTGGCCGGGCCTACTGGATTAGAAGAAGGAACTGGCCAGGCTCCAGACAGTGGCAGTAATCCCACCATGAAGGATCCTGTGAACGTGACCCCCAGTTCCATCTCCGAATCATCCTTGGCCAGTTGCCTGCAAGACAGACCATTTGATGATGAATCAGAACTTGATGACTCGGGCCCACCCACAAGGGAAAGTTCTTCTAGACAGGAAAACTTGAAAACCGAGGCTCCTGTCTCCCCTGGTGCTGCTCCTTGGAGGCCTGGCATGTCAAATGATGAGGCAGGGGGACAACCTGAACCCGACTCCAGAGAAGAGGTCCCGTCCATTAAGTCCCAGGTCAGAGAGAAGTGGGAGAAAGCGGCCCCCCTCATCCCAGCATCGCCTGTGGGCTTGACAGCGGAGGAGGGTCTGGATCCCCCCGTCCACTTGGGTTCACTCTGGACAGTGCACTCTGGCTGTGTTGACAGCAGCGGTGACTGCAGACAGCTGGAAGGTGACAAGCCCAGAATCAATGGAGACTCGGAAGCTCTGAGTCCTCACAGCGAGTCCACAGACACTGCCTCTGACTTCGAAGGCCACTTCTCCGAGGACAGCAGTGAGGCCGAGCCTGGTGAAACCTTGGGGCCGAAGAGGTCCTTGGTGGCTGAGCAGGGTGAGAAACACAGTTGGAACCACTGTGCCTCGCTCTCCAAGGTGAATGGTGACCTGAGTCTGGTCACCAGGACAGATGGGATGGTTGCTCCTCAGAGCTGGGTGTCTCGGGTATGTGCAGTTCCCCCAAAGATCCCAGACTCCCTGCTGCTGGCCAGTCCCGAGTACCAGCCGAGACCCATGTCCCTGGGCAGGCCTGCATCCTCAGTGGAGGCTGCTAACCCCCTTGTGATGCAGTTGCTGCAGGGCCACTTGCCCCTCAAGAAGGTTCTCCCTCCAGCCCATGGCGGCAGCAAACCCGAACCCCCACGACTCGCACTTACAGCAGAGCAGAGCCCTGGTGGCTCCCTGGGGATGGGGTCATTGCAAGGTCCTGGGGAGAACAGATGTGAAGTTGGCAAGAGCAGTCCAGAGTCTCTGCTACCTGAGAGCTGTGAAGCAAGTACCGGCTTTGCCCGGCTGGAGGCTAGCCAGGCTCCTGGGGCGCCCCTAAAGATGTCCAAGAACGCCCCGAGTTTAGACTCCCTATATCCAGTGACCAATCCAGTGGCTGCCTCTGGGAAAGCAGAAGTGGATTTCAAAGAACAGTTATCTCCCTTCAGTTTTGAAGATCAGAAGGAAGCCCGTAACCTGTCCCAGTGCAGTATTTCAACTGCTGCCCCAGGTGTGAGTCTGGGAAATCTCACTACCTCGAGAGCCCCTCTTTTCTCATCTCCAAATGCGGTCTCCTCGGGTCCTGATCAGGCAGGTCGGGCCCTGGGGGATCAGAACAGTGCGGGAGGCCAAGGGAAGAAGCTCTTTGGCTCCAAGAACGCAGCTGCAGCCCTTCAGTGCCCCCGGCTGGTGGAGCCGACGCCACTGCCTGCGGAGGCCCCTCCTGCTTTTCCCAATAGGAAGTCAGGGCCAGGCAAAACCTCTCTGTCTGGTGGGAtacagactgccagggaagactGGGCCCCAAAGCCACCGCCTGCCTCTGTTGGCAGCATCAAGAGCGAAAAGACTCTTGATGGAGGGCCTCTCAAGGTGGATGCAGAGAACAGAAAGGCAGTGGGGCCTGGTCCCCGGGAGCTGGTGGATCACTTGCAAGGGATGCCCTTTGTCCTTGATTTGCCCTTCTGGAAATTACCCCGGGAGCCCGGGAAGGGACTCAGTCAGCCTCTGGAGCCTTCTTCCATCCCCTCCCAACTCAACATCAAGCAGGCATTTTATGGGAAGCTTTCCAAACTCCAGCTAAGTTCCACCAGCTTTAATTATTCCTCCGGCTCCCCCCCTTTTCCCAAAGGCCTGGCCGGAAGTGTGgtgcagctgagccacaaagcaaACTTTGGTGCGAGCCACAGTGCGTCCCTCTCCTTGCAAATGTTCACCGACAGCAGCACAGTGGAAAGCATCTCGCTCCAGTGTGCGTGCAGCCTGAAAGCCATGATCATGTGCCAGGGCTGCGGTGCATTCTGTCACGATGACTGTATTGGACCCTCAAAGCTCTGTGTATTGTGCCTTGTGGTGAGATAA